The proteins below come from a single Roseiflexus sp. RS-1 genomic window:
- a CDS encoding transposase: MWGRDASLSGIARILDRLGITWQRARSHGPRPDPHDQAKLQESADVVEDARAHPNQVVTVDLDEVTVTRRPTLANGYGRAGADQVRAERSLATDGDLRIVGRLDVVTGQVVTRRAKTMGLATLAPCFPDRRAAYPEAERIDVILDNWPVHGHPDVLVALEPQTTRWAFSRPGNGPATPSGRAVRRAGDVRRPIQRMPAPTDASWCNPIETLWRWMRQEVTRVHRWATDLDQLRSHLDAFFASFATGSPKLLQYVGLG; encoded by the coding sequence GTGTGGGGACGCGACGCCTCGCTGAGCGGGATCGCCCGCATCCTGGATCGGTTGGGCATCACCTGGCAGCGCGCCCGCAGTCATGGGCCTCGCCCTGATCCTCACGATCAGGCCAAACTGCAGGAGAGTGCGGACGTGGTGGAGGATGCCCGCGCGCACCCCAACCAGGTGGTGACCGTGGATCTGGATGAAGTCACGGTCACCCGGCGCCCGACCCTGGCCAACGGGTATGGGCGGGCGGGCGCCGATCAGGTGCGGGCGGAACGGAGTCTGGCGACCGATGGTGACCTGCGCATCGTGGGCAGGTTGGACGTCGTGACGGGCCAGGTGGTCACCCGGCGGGCGAAGACGATGGGCCTGGCGACGCTGGCGCCGTGCTTCCCGGACCGGCGCGCTGCCTATCCTGAGGCTGAGCGCATCGATGTCATTCTGGATAATTGGCCGGTCCATGGTCATCCGGATGTCCTGGTGGCGCTTGAGCCGCAAACGACCCGCTGGGCGTTTTCCCGTCCTGGCAATGGGCCGGCCACCCCCAGTGGACGGGCCGTGCGCCGGGCTGGAGATGTCCGCCGGCCCATCCAACGGATGCCGGCGCCGACGGATGCGTCGTGGTGCAACCCGATCGAGACGCTGTGGCGGTGGATGCGTCAGGAGGTCACCCGCGTGCATCGCTGGGCGACGGATCTCGATCAGTTGCGCAGCCATCTGGATGCCTTCTTCGCGTCATTTGCAACCGGCTCGCCAAAGCTTTTACAGTATGTCGGTCTCGGATAG
- a CDS encoding type II toxin-antitoxin system HigB family toxin → MHIITRKRLNEFAEKHPDARSALQHWYRLMKENQFGSFVELRAIFPSADQVGKLTVFNIGGGKARLIAAIHYNRRKIYIRAVLTHDEYDKGKWKE, encoded by the coding sequence GTGCACATCATTACACGGAAACGGCTGAATGAGTTTGCAGAGAAGCATCCCGATGCCAGGTCTGCGCTCCAGCATTGGTATAGATTGATGAAAGAGAATCAATTTGGTTCTTTTGTTGAGTTGCGCGCGATCTTTCCCAGTGCCGACCAGGTCGGAAAATTGACCGTTTTCAATATTGGTGGTGGTAAAGCGCGTCTGATTGCAGCTATTCATTACAATCGGCGGAAGATCTACATTCGTGCGGTGCTAACGCACGATGAGTATGATAAAGGCAAATGGAAGGAGTAG
- a CDS encoding thermonuclease family protein: MSRPPAKRRQRRREHGLVQRAWNVWMNDIRSRRSFLGRVLSITVGVLLIAAVVLLIIGFVTARSDLFVSPGATPSPPPQGATTSASVALPPSPVSLTLPQGLERATVINVADGDTIEVSLNGQTERVRLIGVDTPETSHPSRPVECFGREASAFTRELLRGQTVLLEDDPTQDNRDRFNRLLRFVWLPDGRLVNYEIIAQGYGFEYTFRTPHRYQAQFKAAERAARQAQIGLWAPETCNGERIAADAVTPVVRTTPTAALEVTPLPPSFDGCRTEPNAALAPNLPVAIVAIDKRAEVVTLRNVSAATVNLDGWTMCSMRGAQIHPGIGGTLAPGETRDFPRTGGGNIWTDSTSDPGALYDAEGRLIAYWPD, encoded by the coding sequence GTGAGCCGACCGCCAGCAAAACGTCGTCAGCGCCGGCGCGAGCACGGGTTGGTGCAGCGCGCCTGGAATGTCTGGATGAACGACATCCGTTCCCGCCGATCATTCCTGGGGCGGGTATTGTCGATCACGGTCGGCGTTCTTCTGATCGCCGCCGTTGTGCTGCTGATCATTGGTTTCGTCACGGCACGCAGCGATCTGTTCGTTTCGCCGGGGGCGACGCCATCACCCCCGCCACAGGGCGCAACCACTTCGGCGTCGGTTGCCCTGCCGCCCTCGCCGGTATCGCTCACCCTTCCGCAAGGGTTGGAGCGCGCAACGGTCATCAACGTCGCCGATGGCGACACCATCGAGGTGTCGTTGAACGGGCAAACGGAGCGGGTGCGTCTGATCGGCGTCGATACGCCAGAAACCTCGCACCCCTCACGCCCGGTCGAATGTTTCGGGCGTGAGGCGTCGGCTTTCACCCGCGAGTTGCTGCGTGGGCAGACGGTTCTGCTTGAGGATGACCCGACACAGGATAATCGCGACCGCTTCAACCGTCTGTTGCGCTTCGTCTGGCTTCCTGACGGACGGTTGGTCAACTACGAGATCATCGCACAGGGATATGGTTTTGAGTATACCTTCAGGACGCCTCACCGCTACCAGGCGCAGTTCAAAGCAGCAGAACGCGCCGCGCGCCAGGCGCAGATCGGTCTGTGGGCGCCGGAAACCTGCAACGGTGAGCGGATCGCGGCAGATGCAGTCACCCCCGTCGTCCGCACGACGCCGACAGCGGCGCTGGAAGTCACGCCATTGCCGCCATCCTTCGACGGGTGCCGCACCGAACCGAATGCGGCGCTTGCTCCGAATCTCCCGGTCGCTATTGTGGCGATCGACAAACGCGCCGAGGTGGTGACGCTGCGCAACGTCAGCGCGGCGACGGTCAACCTCGACGGTTGGACGATGTGCAGCATGCGGGGCGCGCAGATCCATCCCGGCATCGGGGGAACGCTGGCGCCGGGCGAAACCCGCGACTTTCCACGCACCGGCGGTGGAAATATCTGGACCGACAGCACTTCCGATCCCGGCGCGCTCTACGACGCCGAAGGGCGTCTCATCGCCTACTGGCCCGATTGA
- a CDS encoding site-specific DNA-methyltransferase, producing the protein MQPQAWVDERNTSQLPVNEIIQGDCVEVLKTFPAKSVDLIFADPPYNLQLRNQLLRPNQTVVDGVDDEWDQFANVAEYDAFTRNWLSACRRVLKDDGTIWVIGSYHNIFRIGTIMMDLGYWILNDVIWYKTNPMPNFRGTRFQNATETLIWAKKSVEQKKYTFNYHAMKHLNDEKQMQNVWHIPLCTGPERIKLNGKKVHSTQKPEALLYRVILASSNPGDVVLDPFFGSGTTGAVAKKLKRNYIGIELEPAYIDIARKRIDTLPMSLLDETELVTPSKRTVPRVSFGQLIESHYITVGQKVFSKDRKVVATVKADSHLLWGNVTGSIHRIAALAQNKPAFNGWEYWYCEDQEGNVISIDALRERYRIEHNLE; encoded by the coding sequence ATGCAGCCACAGGCATGGGTGGACGAACGAAACACCTCGCAGCTTCCCGTGAACGAGATTATTCAGGGCGACTGTGTTGAGGTCTTGAAGACGTTTCCAGCGAAGTCGGTCGATCTCATTTTCGCCGATCCGCCGTACAATCTCCAGCTTCGCAACCAGCTGCTCCGTCCGAATCAAACCGTTGTGGACGGTGTAGATGACGAATGGGATCAGTTTGCCAATGTTGCCGAATACGACGCATTCACCCGCAACTGGCTCAGCGCATGCCGCAGAGTTCTCAAGGACGACGGGACGATCTGGGTGATCGGTTCCTATCACAATATCTTCCGCATTGGAACCATTATGATGGATTTAGGGTATTGGATTCTGAACGATGTCATCTGGTATAAAACAAATCCAATGCCCAATTTTCGCGGAACTCGCTTTCAAAATGCCACTGAGACGCTCATATGGGCAAAGAAGTCCGTTGAACAGAAGAAATACACGTTCAACTACCATGCAATGAAGCACCTCAACGACGAGAAACAGATGCAGAATGTCTGGCATATCCCCCTGTGCACCGGTCCAGAACGCATCAAGCTCAACGGAAAGAAAGTTCACTCAACCCAAAAGCCAGAAGCATTATTGTACCGTGTTATCCTGGCTTCCAGCAATCCCGGAGATGTTGTACTCGATCCATTCTTTGGCTCCGGTACGACGGGGGCTGTTGCGAAGAAACTCAAGCGCAACTATATTGGGATTGAACTCGAACCTGCCTACATCGACATTGCCCGGAAGAGAATTGATACGCTCCCCATGTCGCTCCTTGATGAGACTGAGCTGGTCACGCCATCCAAACGCACGGTTCCGCGTGTCAGTTTTGGTCAACTGATCGAGTCGCACTACATCACGGTTGGTCAAAAGGTCTTCTCGAAGGATCGAAAGGTCGTCGCAACCGTCAAGGCGGATTCACACCTTCTCTGGGGGAATGTCACTGGCTCTATTCACAGAATTGCCGCTCTTGCCCAGAACAAGCCCGCCTTTAACGGCTGGGAGTACTGGTATTGTGAAGACCAGGAGGGAAATGTTATCAGTATTGATGCGCTTCGTGAGCGGTATCGGATTGAGCATAACCTGGAGTAG
- a CDS encoding SPFH domain-containing protein — translation MSDTRREFSRIREAVATWSLIRQLLRSGEEGQLVPVVIPKDRRRARWLFPLAISFYLLGVAVFSGGIFGGLALFLSLLMLIIAGISFFLGAIVEIEQGTTGILSRWGQIVGVMPPGRHYLWWPWEKVEAVVDTSTEIPYTAPVMAAPTRENVPLKSIEFFLKFRIEDPIAFVRRLGASNFDLVLSSAVQDAIRQRARRVETERAYDLRGSDVGDMQELLNRQLARYGVRITGANIPDVQLPDQYQQHLATRERVAKELQAYEREWELIKKQRIDTLLLEIERAKKVRDAKLVEVREAINKARQDVARMLQEKETEAQRVRWEIEARGRATLRQAENEARSLEYLGQAYQDNRAVLQYELARRRLQVAETLMKRAPRPIVIQGDGGDTSALTTLIAAQLLPKLTGNADGTAE, via the coding sequence GTGAGCGATACGCGACGTGAATTTTCCCGTATTCGTGAGGCAGTAGCAACCTGGAGCCTCATCCGGCAACTCCTCCGTTCCGGCGAAGAGGGTCAACTGGTACCGGTGGTGATCCCCAAAGACCGGCGGCGGGCACGCTGGCTTTTCCCACTGGCAATCAGTTTCTATCTGCTTGGAGTTGCCGTCTTCAGCGGAGGCATTTTTGGCGGCCTGGCTCTGTTCCTGTCACTGTTGATGCTCATCATAGCAGGTATTTCGTTCTTTCTTGGGGCGATCGTTGAGATCGAACAGGGAACGACCGGCATTCTCTCGCGCTGGGGGCAGATCGTTGGCGTCATGCCGCCGGGTCGTCACTATCTGTGGTGGCCATGGGAAAAGGTCGAAGCGGTGGTTGACACCAGTACCGAGATTCCCTACACTGCACCGGTGATGGCAGCGCCAACCCGCGAAAATGTGCCACTGAAATCAATTGAGTTTTTCTTGAAATTCCGGATTGAAGACCCGATAGCCTTCGTCCGTCGCCTGGGGGCAAGCAACTTCGACCTGGTTCTGAGCAGCGCCGTCCAGGATGCCATTCGCCAGCGGGCGCGACGGGTCGAAACCGAACGTGCTTACGACCTGCGCGGAAGTGACGTCGGCGATATGCAAGAACTGCTCAATCGGCAGTTGGCCCGTTATGGCGTTCGCATTACCGGCGCCAACATTCCCGACGTCCAGTTGCCCGATCAATACCAGCAGCATCTGGCCACTCGTGAGCGGGTTGCGAAAGAATTGCAGGCATACGAACGCGAGTGGGAGCTGATCAAAAAGCAGCGGATCGATACGTTGCTGCTGGAGATCGAACGCGCCAAAAAGGTACGCGATGCCAAACTGGTTGAGGTGCGGGAAGCGATTAACAAGGCTCGCCAGGATGTTGCCCGCATGCTGCAAGAGAAAGAGACTGAAGCGCAGCGAGTACGCTGGGAGATCGAGGCGCGCGGTCGGGCGACTCTGCGTCAGGCTGAGAACGAGGCGCGCAGTCTGGAATATCTGGGACAGGCCTATCAGGATAACCGGGCAGTCTTGCAGTACGAACTGGCCCGACGCCGCTTACAGGTCGCCGAGACGCTGATGAAACGCGCACCGCGTCCAATTGTGATCCAGGGCGATGGTGGCGATACTTCAGCACTGACGACGTTGATCGCGGCGCAGTTGCTGCCCAAATTGACCGGAAACGCTGATGGTACAGCAGAGTAA
- a CDS encoding thermonuclease family protein, with amino-acid sequence MATFNQRRPIDAPIPHLRRAWRTIAGLVAVCCFLALMLATAPDAGAKTTTPTARPTAARPSPTPTGVQAPSLPGSGLERATVTNIVDGDTIDATLNGRTVRIRLLGVDTPESVHPSRPVECFGREASRFLKELLDGQTVLLESDASQGDRDRYNRLLRFVWLPDGRLINYEIIAQGYGFEYTFNLPYRYQDQFKAAQRAAREAQVGLWSPNACNGERTPAGAGATPAPTAAPTAAPTAAASNPLPRSFNNCKPDPNAARAPNAPVAIVEVNKRAETVTLKNVSATTVNLDGWIMCSIKGSQIHQGIGGALEPGKTRTFKHTGGNIWNDRETDPGALYDPQGRLVSYWADR; translated from the coding sequence ATGGCAACGTTCAACCAACGACGACCGATTGACGCTCCAATCCCTCATCTGCGGCGCGCCTGGCGGACTATCGCCGGGTTGGTCGCCGTGTGCTGCTTCCTTGCGTTGATGCTAGCGACAGCACCGGACGCAGGAGCGAAAACGACCACGCCAACCGCGCGCCCAACTGCCGCCCGACCTTCCCCGACGCCAACCGGCGTGCAGGCGCCATCGCTGCCGGGGAGCGGACTCGAACGCGCAACGGTGACCAACATTGTGGACGGCGACACGATTGATGCGACCCTCAACGGGCGCACGGTGCGTATCCGATTGCTCGGCGTCGATACACCGGAGTCGGTGCATCCCTCACGTCCGGTCGAATGTTTCGGGCGTGAAGCATCGCGGTTCCTCAAAGAACTCCTGGATGGGCAGACGGTGCTGCTCGAATCTGACGCGAGTCAGGGGGATCGCGATCGCTACAACCGGTTGCTGCGTTTTGTCTGGCTGCCCGATGGGCGGTTGATCAACTATGAGATCATCGCGCAGGGATACGGTTTTGAGTATACGTTCAATCTGCCGTACAGGTACCAGGATCAGTTCAAAGCGGCGCAGCGCGCCGCACGCGAAGCGCAGGTCGGTCTCTGGTCGCCGAACGCCTGCAATGGCGAACGAACCCCCGCGGGTGCAGGTGCAACGCCAGCGCCCACCGCTGCCCCCACTGCCGCCCCCACTGCGGCAGCGAGCAACCCGCTCCCGCGGTCGTTCAACAACTGCAAACCCGATCCGAACGCCGCGCGTGCACCAAATGCGCCGGTTGCCATCGTCGAAGTCAACAAGCGCGCAGAAACGGTCACGCTCAAGAATGTGAGCGCTACAACGGTCAACCTGGACGGATGGATCATGTGCAGCATCAAAGGGAGTCAGATTCACCAGGGGATCGGCGGGGCGCTGGAACCAGGCAAGACGCGCACCTTCAAGCATACCGGCGGGAACATCTGGAACGACCGTGAAACCGATCCGGGCGCACTGTACGATCCGCAGGGACGCCTGGTGTCGTACTGGGCGGACAGGTGA
- a CDS encoding inositol-3-phosphate synthase: MSKKVRVAIIGVGNCASSLVQGVEYYRNARPDEFVPGLMHVNLGGYHIGDIEFSAAFDIADTKVGKDLSEAIFAPPNNTYRFAHVPHLGVPVHRGMTHDGLGKFLSQKVRKAPGSTDDIVGILRATRTDVVVSYLPVGSEMATKWYVEQVLDAGCGFVNCVPVFIASQAYWRKRFEERGLPIIGDDIKSQVGATITHRVLTALFRERGVRLDRTYQLNFGGNTDFYNMLERERLESKKISKTNAVTSQLDYDLPDDAVHVGPSDYVPWLEDRKWCYIRMEGTTFGNVPINLELKLEVWDSPNSAGVVIDAVRCVKLALERKIAGALIGPSAYFMKTPPQQMTDNEARRLTEEFIAG, encoded by the coding sequence ATGTCGAAAAAAGTTCGTGTGGCAATCATTGGCGTCGGCAACTGCGCCTCGTCGCTGGTGCAGGGTGTTGAGTACTATCGCAACGCTCGACCCGACGAATTCGTTCCAGGGTTGATGCACGTCAACCTGGGCGGCTACCATATCGGCGACATCGAGTTTTCCGCAGCCTTCGACATTGCCGATACAAAGGTCGGCAAAGACCTGTCGGAGGCTATCTTCGCGCCGCCGAACAATACCTATCGCTTCGCGCATGTGCCACACCTCGGTGTGCCGGTGCATCGCGGCATGACCCACGACGGTCTGGGGAAATTTTTGAGCCAGAAGGTGCGCAAGGCGCCGGGTTCGACCGATGATATTGTCGGCATTCTGCGCGCCACGCGCACCGATGTCGTCGTCTCGTATCTGCCGGTCGGCAGCGAAATGGCGACAAAATGGTACGTCGAGCAGGTGCTGGACGCCGGATGCGGGTTTGTGAACTGTGTCCCGGTGTTCATTGCCAGTCAGGCGTACTGGCGCAAACGTTTCGAGGAACGCGGGTTGCCGATCATCGGCGACGACATCAAGAGTCAGGTCGGCGCGACGATCACGCATCGCGTGCTGACGGCGCTGTTCCGCGAACGTGGCGTGCGCCTTGATCGCACCTATCAGTTGAATTTTGGCGGCAACACCGATTTCTACAACATGCTGGAACGTGAACGCCTGGAGAGCAAGAAGATCAGCAAAACCAACGCGGTCACCAGTCAACTCGATTACGACCTTCCCGACGATGCGGTGCATGTCGGTCCCAGCGACTATGTGCCCTGGCTGGAAGACCGCAAATGGTGCTACATTCGCATGGAGGGTACGACGTTCGGCAATGTGCCGATCAACCTGGAACTGAAACTCGAAGTCTGGGACTCGCCCAATTCCGCAGGGGTGGTGATCGACGCGGTTCGTTGCGTCAAACTGGCGCTGGAGCGCAAGATCGCCGGCGCGCTGATCGGTCCGAGCGCCTATTTTATGAAGACGCCGCCGCAACAGATGACCGATAACGAAGCACGACGGTTGACGGAGGAGTTCATTGCGGGGTGA
- a CDS encoding helix-turn-helix domain-containing protein codes for MSSLSQEVAMPARRTLHVSVEEREALEDLRDHAPKPYVRERAAALLLIASGVPPAVVARERLLRPRHPETVSRWLKRWDAEGIDSLPIRDGRGRTPAFSP; via the coding sequence GTGTCAAGCCTTTCTCAGGAGGTTGCGATGCCGGCACGCCGGACCCTTCACGTGTCCGTCGAGGAGCGGGAGGCCCTCGAAGACCTGCGCGATCACGCCCCCAAGCCCTATGTGCGCGAACGGGCGGCGGCATTACTGCTCATCGCGTCTGGCGTACCGCCTGCCGTCGTGGCCCGCGAACGCTTGCTGCGTCCGCGCCATCCGGAAACCGTCTCTCGCTGGCTGAAGCGCTGGGACGCCGAGGGCATCGATAGCCTCCCCATCCGGGACGGACGCGGGCGCACGCCCGCTTTTTCCCCCTGA
- a CDS encoding class I SAM-dependent DNA methyltransferase, translating into MQSYSQGFARAYNLRWSGFARQVAPLILDFYAATPIGHKDKTVLDLCCGTGHLAVYFLEKGYRVVGLDLSEPMLEYAREHARPYIDSGQAAFVQGDASNFTFDERFGLVVSTYDALNHLEDEQALYRCFQCVSAVSDGYFIFDLNTRSGLRRWNNVYVDESDEDAVIITHGIYDGTSDKAWTRISGFFRLPNGLYERFEEIVFNTVFEMKKVSDLLHDAGWKNAYFARIQDLKTALDEPEKEGRVFVVASK; encoded by the coding sequence ATGCAGTCGTACAGTCAGGGCTTCGCCAGAGCCTACAATCTGCGATGGTCTGGTTTTGCCAGGCAGGTTGCTCCGCTTATCCTCGATTTTTATGCCGCCACGCCGATTGGACACAAGGACAAGACCGTCCTCGATCTCTGTTGTGGCACCGGACATCTTGCGGTCTATTTTCTCGAGAAGGGGTATCGCGTCGTTGGACTTGATCTCTCGGAACCCATGCTTGAATATGCTCGTGAACATGCGCGCCCATACATCGATTCGGGGCAGGCCGCTTTTGTCCAGGGCGATGCAAGTAACTTCACGTTCGATGAGCGCTTTGGTCTGGTCGTTTCGACCTATGACGCGCTCAATCATCTCGAAGACGAACAGGCATTGTACCGATGTTTTCAATGCGTCTCCGCCGTCAGTGATGGGTACTTTATCTTTGACCTCAACACACGTAGCGGGTTGAGACGTTGGAACAACGTTTATGTCGACGAAAGCGACGAAGATGCGGTGATCATCACTCACGGCATATATGATGGGACGAGCGATAAGGCGTGGACAAGAATAAGCGGATTTTTTCGCCTGCCCAACGGATTATATGAGCGCTTTGAAGAGATCGTCTTCAACACCGTCTTTGAAATGAAAAAGGTGAGCGATCTCTTACATGATGCTGGCTGGAAGAACGCTTACTTTGCCAGGATTCAAGACTTGAAGACAGCCCTCGATGAGCCTGAAAAGGAAGGGCGTGTCTTTGTCGTTGCGAGCAAGTAG
- a CDS encoding DUF2283 domain-containing protein, translated as MQSTTYTYDETSDTLSISFAPGERATGVELTDHIILRINKAERRAIGMTVLDYSLVAQATEIGPRSFPLIGLMELSAEMRELVIDILRREPVNEIVALSAYTPSMSEQIPIIWLHPLTISA; from the coding sequence ATGCAGAGCACAACCTATACCTATGATGAAACCAGTGACACATTGTCGATCTCATTTGCTCCAGGTGAACGCGCCACCGGTGTTGAGTTAACCGATCATATTATTCTCCGGATCAATAAGGCGGAACGGCGCGCTATCGGCATGACGGTGCTCGATTATTCATTAGTGGCCCAGGCGACAGAAATTGGGCCGCGGAGTTTTCCGCTAATTGGTCTCATGGAACTCTCCGCAGAGATGCGTGAATTGGTCATCGATATTCTGCGTCGTGAACCAGTCAATGAGATTGTGGCATTGTCGGCATATACACCGTCAATGTCCGAACAAATACCGATCATCTGGTTGCATCCGCTCACGATCAGTGCGTAG
- the cas6 gene encoding CRISPR system precrRNA processing endoribonuclease RAMP protein Cas6 gives MSALVDTLVLPDLPVLRLRLTLRLLTDARLPAYKGAMLRGGFGYAFQRASCLQECWGRSHECEVTLICPYRWVFETPHPADIAHLHDLRDVPRPFVIEPPDDGRTQYAAGEALEFGLTLIGRGMEHLPYFLFSFEQLGRMGLGRDHAPFRLERVEALRPWQPTGVVVYQDGQVLKSSEPLPSIDAAAIAACAQALPDRVHLRLQTPLRIRERGDILRTFDLPALIRAASWRIDALSTFHGSGRWQVDHLRLIDAAQAVTVEQAQIRWLDLQRTSTRQRQTMPQGGIVGMVTLRGVGAELRALLTLGSLVHVGKASTFGHGGLKVEGAPRLERRETQTHLERRVRDEKGNL, from the coding sequence ATGTCTGCTCTTGTTGATACGCTTGTCCTGCCCGATCTGCCGGTTTTGCGCCTGCGTCTCACGCTCCGCCTCCTCACCGACGCCCGCCTGCCCGCGTATAAGGGCGCAATGCTGCGTGGCGGTTTTGGCTACGCATTCCAGCGCGCCTCCTGTCTCCAGGAGTGCTGGGGACGATCGCACGAATGCGAAGTCACGCTGATATGCCCGTACCGATGGGTGTTCGAGACGCCGCATCCCGCCGATATAGCGCACCTGCACGACCTCCGCGATGTGCCGCGTCCCTTCGTCATCGAGCCGCCGGACGACGGTCGAACGCAGTATGCGGCTGGTGAGGCGCTGGAGTTTGGGTTGACGCTGATTGGACGGGGGATGGAGCACCTTCCCTATTTTCTGTTCAGTTTCGAGCAACTCGGCAGAATGGGGTTAGGACGCGATCACGCGCCCTTCCGGCTGGAGCGGGTCGAAGCGCTGCGCCCCTGGCAACCGACGGGAGTGGTCGTGTATCAGGACGGGCAGGTGCTCAAGAGTTCAGAGCCGCTGCCGTCTATCGATGCAGCAGCAATCGCCGCCTGCGCGCAGGCGCTGCCCGACAGGGTGCACCTGCGATTGCAGACGCCGCTGCGCATTCGTGAGCGTGGCGACATCCTGCGAACTTTTGATCTGCCAGCGCTGATCCGCGCGGCATCGTGGCGCATCGATGCCCTGTCAACATTTCACGGCAGTGGCAGGTGGCAGGTCGATCACCTGCGCCTGATCGATGCGGCACAGGCAGTCACCGTTGAACAGGCGCAGATCCGCTGGCTCGATCTCCAGCGCACATCAACGCGTCAGCGCCAGACGATGCCCCAGGGAGGCATTGTTGGCATGGTGACACTGCGCGGCGTCGGCGCCGAACTGCGCGCGCTGCTGACGCTCGGCAGTCTGGTGCATGTCGGCAAAGCGAGCACGTTTGGGCACGGCGGACTGAAGGTTGAAGGCGCGCCCCGCCTGGAGCGTAGAGAGACACAGACGCACCTCGAGCGCCGCGTGAGGGATGAAAAAGGGAACCTGTGA